A window of Thermococcus aggregans contains these coding sequences:
- a CDS encoding TldD/PmbA family protein, with the protein MHELVEFAVEKAQELGASYAEARFEEKNGTEIVMKNGNPEGLGIIADRGIGVRVLVNGGMGFASTNVLTKESISEAVKKAVKLAKAAAKLRKKPVQFSEEDFHQVFYEVKMKKDFRDISAEEKMEYLKLIEETVKDSGVNTPMRFLRYGDFMWHKIFMNNEGALVESLIPRVSVTYNLVVFEEGQMEQAPFVQRAFSGGLELIEKDKPWEWALKDVKALQRLIKEGQKPPEGKVDVVISPEVAGIAVHESVGHPYELDRIMGREAAQAGESFVKPDMLGERIGSEVVTVIEDPTIPNSWGFYLYDDEGVKARPRYLIREGIINEFLMNREYAAYLGMKSNAAARALNYNREPIVRMANTYLAPGDYSFEELIEDVKLGVYMVSFNEWNIDDRRFQQRYIGREAYLIENGEIKHPVRRPILEITTKGLWSSVDAVGKEVEFYPGTCGKGEPGQGVPVWMGGAHARLRDVVLRR; encoded by the coding sequence ATGCATGAGCTTGTTGAATTTGCCGTTGAAAAAGCCCAAGAACTGGGTGCTAGTTATGCAGAGGCAAGGTTCGAGGAAAAGAACGGGACTGAAATAGTTATGAAAAACGGCAATCCAGAGGGGCTTGGAATAATAGCCGATAGGGGCATTGGTGTTAGAGTTCTTGTAAACGGTGGGATGGGCTTTGCCTCAACGAATGTTCTGACAAAGGAAAGCATAAGCGAAGCCGTTAAAAAAGCCGTAAAGCTTGCAAAAGCGGCTGCAAAGTTGAGAAAAAAGCCGGTACAGTTCAGTGAGGAGGATTTCCACCAAGTTTTCTACGAGGTAAAAATGAAAAAAGACTTTAGGGATATCAGTGCTGAAGAAAAAATGGAATATCTTAAGCTCATTGAGGAGACGGTTAAAGATAGCGGAGTTAACACTCCAATGCGCTTCTTAAGGTACGGCGACTTTATGTGGCACAAAATCTTCATGAACAACGAGGGAGCACTTGTCGAGAGCCTTATTCCAAGGGTTTCTGTAACATACAACCTCGTCGTTTTTGAAGAAGGCCAGATGGAGCAGGCTCCCTTCGTCCAGAGGGCATTTTCTGGTGGGCTTGAGCTCATCGAGAAAGACAAGCCATGGGAGTGGGCTCTTAAGGATGTCAAAGCCCTCCAGAGGCTCATAAAGGAGGGACAAAAGCCGCCAGAAGGAAAGGTTGACGTTGTCATAAGCCCCGAAGTAGCTGGAATAGCCGTTCATGAGAGCGTTGGGCATCCATACGAGCTCGATAGAATAATGGGAAGAGAGGCGGCTCAAGCCGGAGAGAGCTTCGTCAAACCAGACATGCTCGGCGAGAGAATTGGAAGCGAAGTCGTTACAGTTATAGAAGACCCAACAATTCCGAACAGCTGGGGCTTCTACCTCTACGATGATGAAGGCGTTAAGGCAAGGCCGAGATACCTCATCAGAGAAGGGATAATAAACGAGTTCCTCATGAACAGAGAGTATGCCGCTTATCTTGGGATGAAATCAAACGCAGCAGCTCGTGCCTTAAACTACAACCGCGAGCCAATAGTTAGAATGGCAAACACCTACTTAGCTCCGGGAGATTATTCCTTCGAAGAACTCATTGAAGACGTTAAGCTGGGTGTTTACATGGTGAGCTTTAACGAGTGGAACATTGATGACAGAAGATTCCAACAGAGGTACATAGGAAGAGAGGCATACCTCATTGAGAACGGTGAGATAAAGCACCCCGTGAGAAGACCAATTCTTGAGATAACCACCAAAGGTCTCTGGAGCAGTGTCGATGCCGTAGGAAAGGAAGTGGAATTCTACCCAGGCACATGTGGAAAGGGCGAACCTGGACAGGGAGTCCCGGTTTGGATGGGAGGAGCACATGCAAGGCTTAGGGATGTCGTCTTGAGGAGGTGA
- a CDS encoding glutamate--tRNA ligase has protein sequence MEVRETILKYALINAIQHGGKANPKAVIGKILGENPELRPKAREIVPIVNEIVREVNSMSIEEQEAKLREIYPEFFEKEKKEEKKEEKKGLPPLPKAEKGKVVTRFAPNPDGAFHLGNARAAILSHEYARLYDGKFILRFDDTDPKVKRPEPIFYDWIIEDLKWLGFKIDEIHYASDRLEIYYSYAEKLLKMGKAYVCTCDPEHFRKLRDEGKPCPHRDLPPEVQLEEWKKMLDGTYKEGEAVVRIKTDLNHPNPAVRDWPALRIIDNPNHPRTGNKYRVWPLYNFASAIDDHELGVTHIFRGQEHAENETRQRYIYEYFGWQYPETVHHGRLSIEGVILSKSKTRNGIEEGKYLGWDDPRLGTIRALRRRGIQPEAIKELIIEVGLKKSDTTISWDNLAAINRRIIEPIANRYFFVADPIPMEIRGYEEEFTAEIPLHPNYPERGVRRLTFIPGKPIYVSKDDLELLKSSEYVRLKDLFNVKILEVTEEKIVAEFDSVEYEKAREHKWRMIHWVPEGKPCEVLVPEGEELIVRKGLLEKDANLKVDDIVQFERFGFVRVDKVEEDKVIAIFAHK, from the coding sequence ATGGAAGTAAGGGAAACCATACTCAAATACGCGCTCATCAATGCAATTCAGCATGGAGGAAAGGCGAATCCAAAGGCAGTTATAGGAAAAATACTTGGCGAGAACCCAGAGCTGAGGCCGAAGGCGAGGGAAATAGTTCCTATTGTAAACGAAATTGTTCGGGAAGTTAACTCCATGAGCATAGAAGAGCAGGAAGCAAAGCTTAGGGAAATTTATCCAGAATTCTTTGAGAAAGAGAAAAAAGAGGAGAAAAAGGAAGAGAAAAAAGGCCTTCCACCCTTGCCCAAAGCTGAAAAAGGCAAAGTGGTTACGAGATTTGCTCCAAATCCCGATGGGGCTTTTCACCTTGGAAACGCGAGAGCTGCCATTCTAAGCCATGAGTATGCAAGGCTCTACGATGGGAAGTTCATCTTGAGGTTTGATGACACAGATCCAAAGGTTAAGAGGCCTGAGCCAATATTCTACGACTGGATTATTGAGGATCTTAAGTGGCTTGGCTTTAAGATAGATGAAATTCACTACGCAAGCGACAGGCTGGAGATTTATTACTCCTACGCGGAAAAGCTCCTTAAAATGGGGAAGGCTTACGTATGCACTTGCGACCCAGAACACTTCAGAAAGCTTAGGGACGAAGGGAAGCCCTGTCCGCACAGAGATCTTCCTCCGGAGGTTCAGCTAGAAGAGTGGAAGAAAATGCTTGATGGCACTTACAAAGAGGGAGAAGCAGTCGTTAGAATTAAAACCGATTTAAACCATCCAAATCCCGCCGTTAGGGACTGGCCAGCCCTTAGAATAATTGACAATCCAAACCACCCAAGAACAGGAAACAAATACCGCGTATGGCCTCTCTACAACTTTGCATCAGCGATAGACGATCATGAGCTGGGTGTTACCCATATCTTCAGAGGGCAAGAGCACGCAGAAAACGAGACAAGGCAGAGATACATCTACGAATACTTTGGATGGCAGTACCCAGAGACAGTGCACCACGGAAGGCTCTCCATTGAGGGGGTAATCCTAAGCAAATCCAAGACAAGAAATGGAATTGAAGAGGGTAAGTACTTAGGCTGGGACGATCCAAGACTTGGAACAATCAGAGCATTGAGAAGAAGGGGCATCCAACCGGAAGCGATTAAGGAGTTAATAATTGAGGTCGGCCTCAAAAAGAGCGACACAACTATAAGCTGGGACAACCTGGCGGCAATAAACAGAAGAATAATTGAGCCAATAGCGAACAGATACTTCTTCGTTGCAGACCCAATTCCAATGGAGATCAGAGGTTATGAGGAGGAGTTCACGGCTGAGATACCCCTTCACCCGAACTACCCCGAAAGGGGAGTCAGAAGGCTCACATTCATCCCCGGAAAGCCCATTTACGTTTCAAAAGATGATCTTGAGCTCCTGAAGAGCAGCGAGTACGTTAGGCTCAAAGACTTATTCAACGTCAAAATACTTGAGGTCACTGAAGAGAAAATCGTGGCAGAGTTCGACAGCGTTGAATACGAAAAAGCTAGAGAGCACAAATGGAGAATGATCCACTGGGTTCCTGAAGGAAAGCCATGTGAAGTTCTCGTCCCGGAGGGAGAGGAGCTTATTGTGAGGAAGGGACTTCTTGAAAAGGATGCAAACTTAAAAGTTGACGATATTGTCCAATTCGAACGCTTTGGCTTCGTAAGGGTAGACAAAGTTGAAGAAGACAAAGTGATAGCAATATTTGCTCATAAGTGA
- a CDS encoding TldD/PmbA family protein, with protein sequence MFDVNEFILKKAKELGFGDVVVLAHEQNRRQVRFANNEITIAKNWHEQKVDIFVEYQKRLGTTTLTSLDKDTIENALKALLKSVKNLAPKEDYYGIAEGPFEYKDIPETFDKAIVELDEPNEYVERAINAALEEGAKRTAGVLYTDHNKLYLTTSNGVEAFDEGTGIEISIRAFIGDEESGHGTNSVRILKKFDPESAGRKAGEIAKMAVNPVQGEAGTFDVIFDPLAFANLLGYMSFMASAFSVEAGFSFLVGKLGQKVANENVTIKDIGNMPNAYGTRKFDDEGVPTKETTIIENGELKTYLLNTSFAKKYKTETTANAGLLTPRAWNVFLEPGDYSKEELFSEVKRGIYITNVWYTRFQSYVTGDFSTIPRDGAFLIENGEIVKPIRNIRVSDNFQHILENIVALGRELHHIHWWEVSTPVFTPYVLVKDVGITKATK encoded by the coding sequence ATGTTCGACGTTAATGAATTCATCCTTAAAAAGGCAAAGGAACTCGGATTTGGCGATGTTGTGGTTTTGGCACACGAACAAAACAGAAGGCAGGTGAGATTTGCCAACAACGAGATAACGATTGCAAAGAACTGGCACGAACAGAAAGTTGATATCTTTGTTGAATACCAAAAAAGGCTCGGCACTACTACGCTTACCTCTCTTGACAAAGATACCATTGAGAATGCCCTCAAAGCACTGCTGAAGAGCGTTAAAAACTTGGCTCCCAAGGAAGACTACTACGGAATAGCTGAAGGGCCTTTTGAATACAAGGATATCCCCGAAACCTTCGACAAAGCCATAGTTGAGCTCGATGAGCCGAATGAATACGTTGAAAGAGCAATAAACGCTGCACTTGAGGAAGGCGCAAAAAGAACTGCCGGTGTGCTTTACACAGACCACAACAAACTCTACCTAACTACAAGCAACGGCGTTGAGGCTTTTGACGAAGGCACCGGAATAGAGATAAGCATAAGGGCATTTATAGGCGATGAAGAGAGCGGGCACGGGACAAACTCTGTGAGAATTCTAAAGAAGTTTGACCCAGAAAGTGCAGGAAGGAAAGCTGGAGAAATTGCAAAGATGGCCGTCAATCCGGTTCAAGGTGAAGCGGGAACCTTTGACGTTATTTTTGATCCCCTAGCATTTGCAAACCTTCTCGGCTACATGAGCTTTATGGCCTCCGCCTTTTCCGTTGAAGCGGGTTTCAGCTTCTTGGTGGGCAAGCTGGGGCAGAAAGTTGCAAATGAGAACGTGACAATTAAAGACATCGGAAACATGCCAAACGCCTACGGCACGAGAAAATTCGACGATGAGGGCGTTCCAACAAAAGAGACGACAATAATTGAGAATGGAGAGCTTAAAACTTACCTCCTCAACACGAGCTTTGCAAAGAAATACAAGACCGAGACCACTGCAAACGCTGGTTTGCTAACGCCCAGAGCATGGAACGTCTTCCTTGAGCCAGGCGATTACTCAAAAGAGGAGCTCTTCAGTGAAGTTAAGCGCGGCATTTACATTACTAACGTGTGGTACACAAGGTTCCAGAGCTACGTTACTGGAGACTTCTCAACAATACCAAGAGATGGGGCATTCCTAATTGAGAACGGTGAAATCGTCAAGCCCATAAGGAACATAAGAGTGAGCGACAACTTCCAGCACATACTCGAGAACATTGTGGCATTAGGAAGAGAGCTCCACCACATCCACTGGTGGGAAGTCTCTACACCTGTGTTTACGCCATATGTCCTCGTGAAAGACGTGGGAATAACAAAGGCCACTAAGTGA
- the ndk gene encoding nucleoside-diphosphate kinase produces the protein MNKVERTLVIIKPDAVVRGLIGEIISRFEKKGLKIIGMKMIHIDRELAEKHYEEHKGKPFFEPLIDYITKAPSVVMVLEGRYAISVVRKMCGATDPKDAEPGTIRGDYGLDVGDAIYNVIHASDSEETAKREIALYFKEDELFEYCKAAEWFYHSHWDKEKGEYLDSTNCLKP, from the coding sequence ATGAACAAGGTAGAGAGAACTTTGGTAATTATAAAGCCCGACGCCGTTGTTAGAGGTCTTATAGGTGAAATTATAAGCAGATTCGAAAAGAAAGGCCTTAAAATAATCGGAATGAAAATGATTCACATTGACAGAGAGTTAGCTGAGAAGCACTATGAGGAACACAAGGGAAAACCCTTCTTTGAGCCTCTGATAGACTACATCACAAAAGCCCCAAGCGTCGTGATGGTTCTCGAAGGGAGATATGCGATAAGTGTCGTTAGAAAAATGTGCGGTGCAACTGACCCCAAGGATGCCGAGCCCGGAACTATAAGAGGGGACTACGGACTGGATGTTGGAGACGCTATCTACAATGTTATCCATGCCTCTGACAGCGAAGAGACCGCAAAGAGAGAGATAGCTCTATACTTCAAAGAAGATGAGCTCTTCGAGTACTGCAAGGCAGCCGAGTGGTTCTACCACTCCCACTGGGACAAAGAGAAAGGGGAATACCTCGACTCCACAAACTGCTTGAAGCCTTGA
- a CDS encoding COG2426 family protein, producing MNGMLEVFLLSLLPTFEGRYAIVYGIGRGYPISSTLIVASIGVLLLSLTLPLLLPLIDWAMFKLENTFLGKFARLYLKYVERVRKKAHPYVEKWGFLGLVVFVAMPLPGTGIWTGSLAAYIFGIEKRKTIPALVVGGLLSILITLIPSLGLVKII from the coding sequence ATGAATGGAATGCTTGAAGTATTTTTACTCTCACTCCTTCCAACCTTTGAGGGGAGATATGCGATAGTTTATGGTATTGGGAGAGGTTACCCAATCTCAAGCACTTTAATCGTGGCATCTATTGGAGTACTGCTTCTTTCCCTGACTTTGCCTCTCCTCTTACCCCTGATAGACTGGGCAATGTTCAAACTTGAAAACACATTTCTGGGAAAGTTTGCCCGGCTCTATTTGAAATACGTTGAAAGAGTTAGAAAGAAAGCCCACCCATACGTAGAAAAGTGGGGATTTCTGGGGCTTGTGGTGTTTGTTGCAATGCCTCTCCCCGGAACCGGTATATGGACAGGAAGCTTAGCAGCCTATATCTTTGGAATAGAGAAAAGAAAGACGATCCCTGCTTTAGTTGTTGGAGGACTTTTGAGCATTTTGATAACCCTAATTCCAAGTCTGGGCTTGGTGAAAATAATTTAA
- a CDS encoding SWIM zinc finger family protein — MEKKTVQKGRNYYKKGRVLWVLKYGEKLFSKVLGTYPYYVEVDLAKNSSKCTCPQGKDCKHVAATIVAFEEGFYVESHEPLSEFFPEAVLKRHLFHDNPELGLEVLLKELQYQINNDESGSEVARLLREALKFFSLAPSKEMGFQILEIFREFERLFPDYNLTEELEKEVRETLKGCSL; from the coding sequence ATGGAGAAGAAAACGGTGCAGAAAGGAAGGAACTACTACAAGAAAGGGAGAGTTTTGTGGGTTTTAAAATACGGAGAAAAGCTGTTTTCCAAGGTTTTGGGCACATATCCGTATTATGTGGAAGTCGATTTGGCAAAAAACTCCAGCAAGTGCACATGTCCACAGGGAAAGGACTGCAAACATGTAGCTGCTACGATAGTTGCCTTTGAAGAAGGTTTCTACGTAGAAAGCCACGAGCCGCTCTCAGAGTTTTTCCCGGAGGCTGTTTTAAAAAGACATTTGTTCCATGATAACCCCGAATTGGGACTGGAAGTCCTTTTAAAGGAGCTTCAGTACCAGATAAACAACGATGAAAGCGGAAGTGAAGTGGCTAGGCTTCTAAGGGAAGCATTGAAATTCTTCAGCCTTGCTCCATCCAAGGAAATGGGATTCCAGATACTGGAAATTTTCAGAGAATTTGAGAGGCTTTTCCCAGACTACAACCTAACTGAAGAACTGGAGAAAGAGGTTAGAGAAACTCTAAAAGGGTGCTCTCTTTGA
- the infB gene encoding translation initiation factor IF-2, which yields MKKIRQPIIAVLGHVDHGKTTMLDRIRNTRVAEKEAGGITQHIGATEVPIEVIKKLAGPLLSLWKGEIKLPGLLFIDTPGHEAFTSLRARGGSLADLAILVVDINEGFQPQTIESIEILRKYRTPFVVAANKIDRIKGWKVVENEPFLVNIKRQDQRAVQELETKLWELIGKFYEFGFQANRFDRVQDFRRELAIVPISAKYGIGLPELLVLIAGLAQKYLEEKLKIEVEGPARGTILEVREEVGFGTTIDVIIYDGTLRKDDIIVVGGRDKAIVTKIRALLKPKPLDEIRDPRYRFDQVDEVSAAAGIKIAAPNLEEALAGSPVIAVRSEEEIEKAKKEILEQIKSVIISTDKVGVIVKADTIGSLEALSKELQEKNIPIRKADVGNISKTDVMEALSVKEEEPLYGVVIGFNVKVNEDAEEIAKAKNIPIFVGNVIYKIIEDYEAWVKAEKEKKKKELLAQTKFPGIIRLFPDERYIFRRSHPAIVGIEVLEGRIKPGYPLMKQNGERVGVIKSIKSKDDFLQEAKKGDQVAIAIEGAIVGRHIHPGEILYVDISRDDAIRLVKELRDVLDETDIKALKETAKVKAQKDPFWSAL from the coding sequence ATGAAAAAGATTAGACAGCCAATTATAGCCGTTCTTGGTCACGTGGATCATGGTAAGACGACAATGCTTGATAGAATACGTAATACTCGCGTAGCGGAGAAAGAGGCCGGTGGAATTACCCAACACATCGGTGCAACCGAAGTGCCTATTGAGGTCATTAAAAAGCTCGCTGGGCCTCTTTTAAGCTTGTGGAAGGGCGAAATTAAACTCCCCGGTTTGTTGTTTATAGACACTCCGGGTCACGAGGCGTTTACGAGCTTGAGAGCCAGAGGTGGTAGTTTAGCTGATCTTGCAATCCTCGTGGTAGATATAAACGAAGGTTTTCAGCCCCAGACTATTGAAAGCATAGAGATTTTGAGGAAATACAGGACTCCTTTCGTGGTCGCTGCAAATAAAATTGACCGTATTAAAGGGTGGAAAGTTGTTGAAAATGAGCCGTTCTTAGTGAACATTAAAAGGCAAGACCAGAGGGCAGTCCAAGAGCTCGAAACAAAGCTCTGGGAACTAATAGGAAAATTCTATGAGTTTGGCTTCCAAGCCAACAGGTTCGACCGCGTTCAAGACTTTAGGAGAGAACTCGCCATAGTACCTATCTCGGCGAAATATGGAATCGGTCTTCCAGAATTGCTTGTGCTTATAGCGGGTTTAGCTCAGAAGTACCTAGAGGAAAAGCTGAAGATAGAAGTTGAAGGTCCTGCGAGAGGAACTATTCTGGAAGTTAGAGAGGAAGTGGGCTTCGGAACAACGATAGATGTTATTATCTACGATGGAACCCTCAGAAAAGACGATATAATAGTTGTGGGTGGTAGGGACAAGGCAATAGTCACAAAAATAAGGGCTCTCCTTAAGCCAAAACCCCTTGATGAGATAAGAGACCCAAGATATCGCTTTGACCAAGTAGATGAAGTCTCAGCTGCGGCCGGAATTAAAATAGCTGCTCCAAACTTGGAAGAAGCACTTGCAGGTTCTCCCGTTATAGCAGTGAGAAGTGAGGAGGAAATAGAAAAGGCAAAGAAGGAAATCCTCGAGCAGATAAAGAGCGTAATTATAAGCACGGACAAAGTTGGAGTTATCGTGAAGGCCGACACAATTGGAAGTCTGGAGGCTCTGAGTAAGGAGCTGCAGGAGAAGAACATTCCTATAAGAAAGGCAGATGTAGGAAACATCAGCAAAACAGACGTCATGGAAGCACTGAGCGTAAAGGAAGAAGAGCCTCTCTACGGTGTTGTGATAGGATTTAACGTCAAGGTCAACGAAGACGCGGAAGAAATTGCAAAGGCCAAAAACATCCCGATATTTGTCGGAAACGTTATCTACAAGATTATAGAGGACTACGAGGCATGGGTGAAGGCTGAAAAAGAAAAGAAGAAGAAAGAACTCTTGGCTCAGACAAAGTTCCCGGGGATTATTAGACTCTTTCCAGATGAACGCTACATTTTCAGGAGAAGCCATCCAGCAATAGTTGGAATAGAGGTTCTTGAAGGCAGAATAAAACCGGGATACCCACTCATGAAGCAGAATGGAGAGCGTGTTGGTGTTATAAAGTCAATAAAGTCAAAAGATGACTTCCTGCAGGAGGCAAAGAAAGGCGACCAAGTTGCCATAGCAATTGAGGGGGCAATAGTCGGAAGACACATACACCCAGGAGAAATACTCTACGTCGATATAAGCAGAGATGACGCGATAAGGCTTGTAAAAGAGCTTAGAGACGTGCTGGACGAGACCGACATAAAAGCACTGAAGGAAACCGCAAAAGTAAAAGCCCAAAAAGACCCGTTCTGGAGCGCCCTATGA
- a CDS encoding C69 family dipeptidase, whose amino-acid sequence MCDILVATPKATKDKTMIFAKNSDRDPNEAQILEVIPRQKHEENSVELTYVEFPQVRETYAVILSRPWWIWGAEMGVNEFNLAIGNTAVFTKEKIPEKGILGMDMIRLALERTKSAKEAMEFIINIIESYGQGGNGSYEHKMLYSNSFIIADPKEAWVLETAGKHWVAKKVKSVYSISNALTIEDDWDLASDSVEKLAKKSDFSFARYFSDRFYTHFAHGRERRTFTYRRLKEKEGEITLEYMMEILRSHSFEPYSPEKGSMKDICMHYGGLTRPSQTASSQVSELGKAMHWFTGTSLPCLSIFKPIFFETPLKLEERPINKYNPKSYWWRMERFHRVFQTNYRKYIREFSRQRDELQREIIERARRSQNKGELVKWAFESEKEFVEKWEKLIVPGRLPFLYGLRWKKVNEKAGLR is encoded by the coding sequence ATGTGTGACATTCTCGTTGCAACTCCCAAAGCAACTAAGGATAAGACGATGATTTTCGCTAAGAACAGCGACAGAGATCCAAATGAGGCTCAGATTCTTGAGGTCATTCCAAGACAAAAACATGAAGAGAATAGTGTTGAATTAACGTATGTTGAGTTCCCTCAAGTTAGGGAGACCTATGCAGTAATTCTCTCGCGCCCCTGGTGGATCTGGGGAGCTGAGATGGGCGTTAACGAATTTAACCTTGCCATTGGAAACACAGCGGTTTTCACTAAAGAAAAAATCCCGGAGAAAGGCATCCTTGGAATGGACATGATAAGACTTGCCTTGGAAAGGACAAAGAGTGCAAAGGAAGCCATGGAGTTCATAATTAACATAATCGAGAGCTACGGTCAAGGAGGAAATGGGAGTTATGAGCATAAGATGCTCTACAGCAACTCGTTTATAATCGCAGATCCAAAAGAGGCTTGGGTTTTAGAAACAGCGGGTAAACACTGGGTTGCAAAGAAAGTTAAGAGCGTGTATTCCATTTCAAATGCCCTAACTATTGAAGACGATTGGGATTTAGCCTCAGATAGCGTTGAGAAGCTAGCTAAAAAATCAGATTTCAGCTTTGCAAGGTATTTTTCTGATCGGTTTTATACCCATTTTGCCCACGGAAGAGAAAGGAGAACGTTTACCTACAGGAGGCTTAAGGAGAAGGAGGGAGAGATAACGCTTGAATACATGATGGAAATCTTAAGATCCCACAGTTTTGAACCCTACTCTCCAGAAAAAGGCTCCATGAAAGACATATGTATGCACTACGGCGGATTAACAAGACCTTCGCAAACGGCATCTTCTCAAGTATCTGAGCTTGGAAAGGCCATGCACTGGTTTACTGGAACTTCACTCCCATGTTTGAGCATCTTTAAGCCGATATTTTTTGAAACTCCTCTCAAGTTGGAAGAAAGGCCCATAAACAAATACAATCCAAAGAGTTACTGGTGGCGCATGGAGAGGTTCCATAGGGTTTTCCAGACAAACTATAGGAAATACATAAGAGAATTCTCAAGACAAAGAGATGAACTCCAAAGGGAGATAATAGAGAGAGCTAGAAGATCGCAAAATAAGGGAGAGTTAGTAAAGTGGGCTTTTGAATCAGAAAAAGAGTTCGTGGAGAAATGGGAAAAGTTAATTGTCCCTGGCAGGTTGCCTTTCTTATATGGGCTGAGATGGAAAAAAGTCAACGAAAAGGCAGGTTTGAGATAA
- a CDS encoding DUF7411 family protein encodes MEVYHLYSGGKDSSLAAYILRKIGYEVKLVTINFGVLDSWKYAKETAEILGFPHEVVFLDREILEKAADMCIKDGHPTNAIQFIHEKALEEVAKLEGVERISDGTRRDDRVPLLDQRKTRSLEDRFNVQYIRPLLGLGYKTIRELTERLFIVEVKESEKLEKSDYEVELRHLLRERGIDPLTIFPKKHLQSRVIGWKKEKAHL; translated from the coding sequence ATGGAGGTCTACCACCTCTACAGTGGAGGGAAAGACTCTTCGCTCGCGGCTTATATTTTGAGAAAGATTGGCTATGAAGTAAAGCTCGTTACAATTAACTTTGGGGTCCTTGACAGCTGGAAATACGCAAAAGAAACAGCCGAAATTCTCGGCTTCCCTCACGAAGTAGTTTTTCTTGACAGGGAAATCCTCGAGAAAGCTGCCGATATGTGCATCAAGGATGGACATCCAACCAATGCGATTCAGTTTATCCATGAGAAGGCATTGGAGGAAGTTGCAAAGCTTGAAGGCGTGGAAAGAATAAGCGACGGGACAAGAAGAGACGATCGGGTACCTCTGCTGGATCAGAGAAAAACAAGAAGCCTTGAGGACAGGTTTAACGTCCAGTACATAAGACCTCTTTTGGGGTTAGGTTACAAGACGATAAGAGAACTCACGGAGAGGCTTTTCATAGTCGAGGTAAAGGAAAGCGAAAAGCTCGAAAAATCTGACTACGAGGTCGAGCTCAGGCACCTTTTAAGGGAAAGGGGGATAGACCCACTTACGATTTTCCCAAAAAAGCATTTGCAGTCAAGAGTTATAGGATGGAAAAAAGAAAAGGCTCACTTATGA
- a CDS encoding MFS transporter: MKSRDGTMDYVNRFYISSLLHIAFYSGFYQIYLQSLGLSKAQIGLLIGLSLILVALLEVPTGVVADKVSKKASVLISKALTIPNVLVLYLAHSFPEVLLATLFGALSLAFLTGAETGWVYELLSRSGRAGEYPKVYGRLRSFEMLGGFAGTIAGGFLAGFLGMRATILLTVPFIVASFLVLATIPGDTAKSGLSYGLHLWESLKFIRKSPEVMRLLLYANVIGLPVTAFTAFMQLYFYGFLASVMAVSAISALHTAINSASWFFDAGRYREVLYRYAWIILSFVLLLAGLNEWFGFVALTLGTFTFAQAFKEWQGRFQATVPDEKRATLGSLYSLIAAVTNGVLNTLLGHLFDLVGIMRGLVAAALFFLGVGFLFSIADRKHD, encoded by the coding sequence ATGAAATCTAGGGACGGAACCATGGACTACGTTAACCGCTTCTACATTTCGAGTCTTCTCCACATAGCGTTTTATTCCGGGTTCTACCAGATTTACCTCCAGAGCCTCGGCCTTTCTAAGGCCCAGATCGGGCTGTTAATAGGTCTGTCTCTTATCCTCGTTGCCCTGCTTGAAGTCCCTACGGGAGTCGTTGCCGACAAGGTCTCAAAGAAGGCAAGCGTCCTTATTTCGAAGGCACTCACAATACCTAACGTGCTTGTCCTGTACCTCGCGCATTCCTTTCCAGAGGTTCTCCTCGCAACGCTCTTTGGCGCTCTTTCACTCGCGTTCCTGACCGGAGCGGAGACAGGCTGGGTTTACGAGCTTCTCAGCAGGAGCGGCAGAGCGGGTGAATATCCAAAGGTCTATGGCCGGCTCAGGTCTTTCGAGATGCTGGGCGGATTCGCCGGGACGATTGCAGGTGGATTCCTCGCTGGCTTCCTCGGCATGCGGGCGACGATACTCCTGACGGTGCCCTTCATCGTGGCGTCATTCCTCGTCCTCGCCACGATCCCAGGGGATACGGCAAAGAGCGGGCTTTCCTATGGCCTCCACCTCTGGGAAAGCCTGAAATTCATAAGAAAATCTCCCGAGGTCATGCGGCTTCTACTGTACGCCAATGTTATCGGCCTTCCTGTTACGGCATTCACAGCCTTTATGCAGCTCTACTTCTACGGTTTCCTTGCGTCAGTTATGGCGGTCTCCGCAATTTCCGCACTCCACACGGCCATCAACAGCGCCTCGTGGTTCTTCGATGCTGGAAGGTACAGGGAAGTTCTTTACCGCTATGCCTGGATAATACTCTCCTTCGTTCTTCTCCTTGCGGGGCTTAACGAGTGGTTCGGTTTTGTTGCGCTGACTCTGGGCACTTTCACCTTTGCCCAAGCATTCAAGGAGTGGCAGGGGAGGTTTCAGGCCACCGTTCCCGATGAAAAGAGGGCAACGCTTGGGTCTCTCTACTCACTTATCGCGGCGGTGACCAACGGCGTCCTAAACACCCTCCTGGGGCACCTCTTTGACTTGGTCGGCATAATGCGTGGGTTAGTTGCTGCGGCCTTGTTCTTCCTTGGAGTGGGCTTTTTGTTCTCGATTGCTGACAGGAAGCATGACTAG